The proteins below are encoded in one region of Pelecanus crispus isolate bPelCri1 chromosome 4, bPelCri1.pri, whole genome shotgun sequence:
- the NDUFC1 gene encoding NADH dehydrogenase [ubiquinone] 1 subunit C1, mitochondrial has protein sequence MAAALRAAQRLRLLAAPPSLAFTRSAFVAKRRNYDQPNWFGVGLAFSTSAALWALLVKQHNEDVMEYERRKEERQHKCTGCS, from the exons atggcggcggcgctGAGGGCGGCCCAGCGCCTGCGGCTGTTGGCGGCGCCGCCGAGCCTCG CTTTTACTCGTTCTGCATTTGTTGCAAAAAGACGTAACTATGACCAGCCAAACTGGTTCGGAGTTGGTTTGGCTTTTAGCACCAGTGCTGCCTTGTGGGCTCTT CTTGTCAAGCAGCATAATGAAGATGTAATGGaatatgaaagaagaaaagaagagagacaaCATAAGTGTACAGGATGTTCATAG